A region of the Drosophila ananassae strain 14024-0371.13 chromosome XL, ASM1763931v2, whole genome shotgun sequence genome:
TCCATCAGTCGAATTCTTCCAGTGGCCTGAAGGCAAAAGTGTGATTTTGaatcgaaaaaaaaggaaaaatgatTCTACCGGCGGTGTTTCTGTGCCTAATTTCCGTCTCCCTGGCATCGGACGAAGGAGTAATAGCGGTCTGGAGTGAAGTTGTTCcaaaatattaacaaatattCAAATTCCACAGGCGTGCTACGTCACCAGTGAGATGGAGGATGAATGCGGGTCGGTCTTCTACCCCATCGTCAAGCCCCTTCTCAGATACTTTGAGGTTTGCCAGACGAAGGATCAGAAGAACGCAGAGCTACAGGACTCACTGGATGAAACTAACCTCAAGTACTCAAAATTGCTGGAGAAACATGAAGAAGTTCATGACAAGCTAAACGAAGAGAATACTAAATACCGTCAATTACAAGAAAGCCATACGGCAGCTCAGCGTGAATATCATAAAGCGAATCGTCAGAATGCGAGGCTGCAGGGACAGAATCAAAAGAAAGATGTGGAGCTCCAAAGTCTTAGGGCACAAATAGCTCAACAAGCTGCTCTAATCACTCAGTTGAAGGAACAAACCTCTGATCTTAAACAGAGCTGAAGGCAAGCTGAAGGATCTTTTCAGCGAAGAGATAGCAAAGTTGCGGGAAGTTGTGAAAAGTGGAAGTGGAACTGAACCCAATGAGGCAGAAAAGATTAAGACTATTTCTTATACTACTCAGTCGAAGTCAACCCAAGTTGGTAAGTTTCTGAAAATCAATAATCCGGaatgtaaaataataaatgttttttagaTCTTCCAGATCGGTGTTCTTCAACACAAGATGAACTTTTTGTCTACCCAGAAATCCATTTCCCAGGATTGGAGCCTTTTCAAGTGACTTGCTTCTCAGGAGAAGATGTTGGatctggatggatggatgcttttgataaatattatttatcaaCGGGATTTAATCAAACATATGATCAGTATATAAACGGATTTGGAGATGTGAAGCGGGAACACTTCATTGGACTTGaaaaattacatattttaacGAGCCAGAAGCCGCATGAGATGTATATTACCTATTTTACACCTCCTTCTGCAGTCTTTAGCAGATTCTATAGAAATATGCGAGTAATATGCGAGAACTTCGTTGTGGGCGACAGGAGCGAAGGTTACAGCCTGAAACAGATTGACGGCTGTAGAGGAGACTTCAATCTCACTTCCTACTTCAATCTCACTCAGGGAACAAAGTTCACGACATTCGATCGCGATCAAGATGGAAATCCGGATCACAATTGGGCACAGGAGTTGGGCTATGGATTCTGGTTTGGTTCTGAGTAGGTAGTCGAATTCTTCATCATcttcataaaataattttttttttatttttcattcgaTAGAAAGCCAATGTGGGATAGAATGGCatacttaaatttatttatccgAAGGAAGGATTGAAGATCTCCCAAGCAACTTCCTTCAGAAGCGGCCTttggaaatttaaaaataatgactGGTATTTGGAAATTTACTAATTTTATGCAATTTCATAAACTAAACATgattgaatattttaattttaaaattaagtgtttgaattataaaaagtaaaatatagAAAACCGGTAATCGAAgagtatataaatataatgtaTTCTTTAAAGAGTATATTCCAGGAAGAAGAAACCCCACTTCATATTGCAAAATCTCACTTTTTGAAGTAAATCCCcaggaaatttttgaaaaaaattgaaaaaatatttcgttgcgaggttttgatgcagatcgatggggattcgatccacaaatcgtttaaggtattcctggCCAGAATCGGAGAAGAATTGGGCGGGATATATCCTTCCCAGTGGGGCACATTTGGAAATTTCgaaatattgttttttgtcgcttttccccaatttaaatgatttgattattattgaatatttaacCTTTggcttttaaattaaaac
Encoded here:
- the LOC116654452 gene encoding restin homolog, which encodes MILPAVFLCLISVSLASDEGACYVTSEMEDECGSVFYPIVKPLLRYFEVCQTKDQKNAELQDSLDETNLKYSKLLEKHEEVHDKLNEENTKYRQLQESHTAAQREYHKANRQNARLQGQNQKKDVELQSLRAQIAQQAALITQLKEQTSDLKQS